The Salvia miltiorrhiza cultivar Shanhuang (shh) chromosome 1, IMPLAD_Smil_shh, whole genome shotgun sequence genome has a window encoding:
- the LOC130997768 gene encoding protein NLP9-like isoform X1, with amino-acid sequence MEYPFSSLEKGNEFPFVPRNGVGDMAARSTDNSVQGSNLEDSFGNVVELMNFDTYAGWCSSPSNLVDQMFPSFSNLSPLDGLNFTQQHNSGISILDSDVNGSSSMNEDKVMLHNMDYQIPFATSPVDDGFSLTEMRDRSTKRKNLIGDVGHSVIPRPPIQSLSEKMLRALNLFKEWSGGGILAQVWVPMKNGDHYVLSTSEQPYLLDQTLSGYREVSRAFTFAAESKAGSFSGLPSRVFASRIPEWTSNITYYNKAEYHRVQYAIDHEVRGSIAIPVFDDELLERPCCAVLELVTTMEKSNFDLEMENVCRALQAVNLRSTATPRLFPQSLSKNQRAALAEITDVLRAVCYAHRLPLALTWIPCCYLAGQGEGTMKIHARGYNRSANEKNVLCIEDSACYVNDKDMKGFVHACREHYLEEGQGIVGKALQSNHPFFYPDVREYHISEYPLVHHARKFGLNAAVAIRLRSTYTGDDDYILEFFLPVNMKGSTEQQLLLNNLSGTMQRICKSLRTVSDTELHGMDDSKVKLQDSEIRNISSISVSGRSSEQSFLGENLKNVDPITQNVVGSTITRKEADGPHQQNVPGLRKQVEKKRSTAEKHVSLSVLQQYFSGSLKDAAKSIGVCPTTLKRICRQYGISRWPSRKINKVNRSLRKIQSVLDSVQGVEGGLKFDPAIGGLVPAGPIIQEFDARKRSVMPNKGDMIRDCDLVQNAKSALTSSCMDIPTSIVKMEDKCLLDGAQMVGECEPRPPHLPSSEHSRSAAPDAGLSRPISLNSVCWTTSPNVLASSFLPTETLNRWVFNNKSHFSSQNSLAVGDEMDTRSKDEIVMDRDDGVVEHNQYSEMDTRSKDEIVIDRDDGVVEHNQPSSSGMTDSSDGYGSGSLMNNSSSSSRSSGKRQNHKSETGYVDSGSKIVVKATYKDDTVRFKFDTASGCILLYEEIAKRFKLQVGQFQLKYLDDEEEWVMLVSDSDLQECLEILDFVGSRSVKFLVRDVASAMGSSGGSNCFLGEGS; translated from the exons ATGGAGTACCCCTTTTCCAGTTTGGAAAAAGGTAACGAGTTTCCATTTGTACCAAGGAACGGGGTGGGGGATATGGCTGCAAGGTCAACGGATAACAGTGTGCAGGGCTCAAATTTGGAGGACTCGTTTGGTAATGTAGTAGAACTGATGAATTTTGATACATACGCTGGATGGTGCAGCAGTCCCAGCAATTTGGTTGACCAGATGTTTCCCTCCTTTTCAAATCTCTCGCCTCTTGACGGATTGAACTTCACACAACAGCATAATTCAGGAATATCCATATTAGATAGTGATGTTAATGGAAGTTCATCAATGAATGAAGACAAGGTGATGCTTCATAATATGGACTACCAAattccttttgctacaagccctGTTGATGATGGGTTCAGTTTGACTGAGATGAGAGATAGAAGCACGAAGCGTAAGAATCTAATAGGTGATGTAGGGCACAGTGTGATCCCAAGGCCTCCTATCCAATCACTCTCTGAGAAAATGTTAAGAGCATTGAATCTATTCAAAGAATGGTCTGGAGGGGGTATTTTAGCCCAAGTGTGGGTTCCAATGAAGAATGGGGATCACTACGTCTTAAGCACTTCTGAACAACCTTATTTACTTGACCAAACACTTAGTGGCTATCGTGAAGTGTCTAGGGCATTTACTTTTGCAGCGGAATCAAAGGCAGGGTCTTTCTCAGGGCTTCCTAGTCGTGTATTTGCTTCAAGGATTCCAGAGTGGACCTCAAACATAACGTACTACAATAAGGCTGAGTACCATCGGGTACAATATGCTATTGATCATGAAGTTCGAGGATCCATTGCTATACCTGTTTTTGATGACGAGTTGCTTGAAAGGCCGTGTTGTGCTGTGCTAGAACTTGTTACCACAATGGAAAAGTCCAATTTTGATTTGGAGATGGAAAATGTTTGTCGCGCACTACAG GCTGTGAATTTAAGGAGCACTGCGACTCCGAGACTATTTCCCCAG AGTCTCTCCAAGAATCAAAGAGCAGCTTTAGCTGAGATTACAGATGTTTTACGAGCAGTCTGCTATGCACATCGACTACCTCTTGCATTAACATGGATTCCTTGTTGTTACTTAGCAGGGCAGGGTGAAGGAACTATGAAAATACATGCTAGAGGATACAATAGGAGTGCAAATGAGAAAAATGTACTGTGCATAGAGGACAGTGCCTGTTATGTGAATGACAAAGATATGAAGGGTTTTGtgcatgcttgtcgggaacatTATCTTGAGGAAGGACAAGGAATTGTTGGAAAGGCTCTTCAATCAAATCACCCATTCTTTTATCCTGATGTCAGGGAATATCATATAAGTGAGTATCCACTTGTTCATCATGCCCGTAAATTTGGCCTAAATGCTGCTGTTGCAATCAGGCTAAGAAGTACTTATACGGGTGACGATGACTATATCTTGGAGTTCTTTCTTCCTGTCAATATGAAGGGAAGTACAGAACAACAACTCTTGCTTAATAACCTCTCGGGTACCATGCAGAGGATCTGTAAGAGTTTAAGGACAGTATCGGATACTGAATTGCATGGGATGGATGATTCCAAAGTAAAATTACAGGATTCAGAAATAAGAAACATATCGTCAATATCAGTATCCGGGAGAAGTTCTGAACAGTCGTTTTTGggtgaaaatttgaaaaatgttGATCCCATTACTCAGAATGTAGTTGGATCTACAATCACTCGGAAAGAAGCTGATGGTCCTCACCAACAG AATGTGCCTGGCTTGAGGAAACAGGTGGAGAAGAAGCGAAGTACAGCTGAGAAGCATGTCAGCTTAAGTGTTCTTCAGCAATACTTCTCTGGGAGCCTTAAAGATGCTGCGAAAAGTATTGGTG TGTGCCCAACTACTCTCAAAAGGATATGCAGACAGTATGGCATCTCAAGATGGCCTTCTCGTAAAATCAATAAGGTGAATCGTTCTTTGAGGAAGATTCAAAGCGTGCTTGACTCTGTCCAGGGGGTGGAGGGAGGATTAAAATTTGATCCGGCAATTGGTGGGCTTGTGCCTGCTGGGCCTATCATCCAAGAATTCGACGCTAGAAAAAGAAGTGTCATGCCCAACAAAGGTGATATGATTAGAGACTGTGACTTAGTCCAGAATGCAAAATCGGCATTGACATCTTCTTGCATGGACATTCCAACCTCCATTGTGAAAATGGAAGACAAGTGTCTATTAGATGGAGCCCAAATGGTTGGAGAATGTGAGCCACGTCCTCCTCATCTGCCAAGTTCAGAGCACTCCAGATCAGCTGCACCAGATGCTGGGCTATCCCGACCTATCAGCCTTAACAGCGTGTGTTGGACAACTTCTCCAAATGTCTTAGCAAGTTCTTTCCTTCCCACAGAAACTCTCAATAGGTGGGTATTCAATAATAAATCTCATTTCAGTTCTCAAAACTCACTGGCAGTTGGGGACGAGATGGATACCAGATCAAAAGATGAAATTGTCATGGATAGGGACGACGGGGTTGTTGAACACAACCAATATAGTGAGATGGATACCAGATCAAAAGATGAAATTGTCATTGATAGGGACGATGGGGTTGTTGAACACAACCAGCCTAGTTCCTCAGGCATGACAGACTCATCCGATGGGTATGGATCTGGATCACTGATGAACAACAGTTCATCAAGCTCCAGAAGCTCCGGGAAGAGGCAGAATCATAAAAGTGAGACTGGTTATGTAGATAGTGGGTCGAAAATAGTAGTGAAGGCTACTTACAAAGACGACACAGTCCGGTTCAAATTTGACACTGCTTCCGGCTGTATTCTACTTTATGAAGAAATAGCAAAGAGATTCAAACTCCAGGTAGGACAGTTCCAGCTCAAGTATTTGGATGACGAAGAGGAATGGGTGATGTTGGTAAGTGATTCGGATTTGCAAGAAtgtcttgaaattttagattttgtGGGTTCTCGCAGTGTGAAGTTTCTTGTTCGTGATGTGGCAAGTGCCATGGGAAGCTCTGGTGGCAGCAATTGTTTCCTGGGAGAAGGCTCTTGA
- the LOC130997768 gene encoding protein NLP9-like isoform X2, which yields MEYPFSSLEKGNEFPFVPRNGVGDMAARSTDNSVQGSNLEDSFGNVVELMNFDTYAGWCSSPSNLVDQMFPSFSNLSPLDGLNFTQQHNSGISILDSDVNGSSSMNEDKVMLHNMDYQIPFATSPVDDGFSLTEMRDRSTKRKNLIGDVGHSVIPRPPIQSLSEKMLRALNLFKEWSGGGILAQVWVPMKNGDHYVLSTSEQPYLLDQTLSGYREVSRAFTFAAESKAGSFSGLPSRVFASRIPEWTSNITYYNKAEYHRVQYAIDHEVRGSIAIPVFDDELLERPCCAVLELVTTMEKSNFDLEMENVCRALQAVNLRSTATPRLFPQSLSKNQRAALAEITDVLRAVCYAHRLPLALTWIPCCYLAGQGEGTMKIHARGYNRSANEKNVLCIEDSACYVNDKDMKGFVHACREHYLEEGQGIVGKALQSNHPFFYPDVREYHISEYPLVHHARKFGLNAAVAIRLRSTYTGDDDYILEFFLPVNMKGSTEQQLLLNNLSGTMQRICKSLRTVSDTELHGMDDSKVKLQDSEIRNISSISVSGRSSEQSFLGENLKNVDPITQNVVGSTITRKEADGPHQQVEKKRSTAEKHVSLSVLQQYFSGSLKDAAKSIGVCPTTLKRICRQYGISRWPSRKINKVNRSLRKIQSVLDSVQGVEGGLKFDPAIGGLVPAGPIIQEFDARKRSVMPNKGDMIRDCDLVQNAKSALTSSCMDIPTSIVKMEDKCLLDGAQMVGECEPRPPHLPSSEHSRSAAPDAGLSRPISLNSVCWTTSPNVLASSFLPTETLNRWVFNNKSHFSSQNSLAVGDEMDTRSKDEIVMDRDDGVVEHNQYSEMDTRSKDEIVIDRDDGVVEHNQPSSSGMTDSSDGYGSGSLMNNSSSSSRSSGKRQNHKSETGYVDSGSKIVVKATYKDDTVRFKFDTASGCILLYEEIAKRFKLQVGQFQLKYLDDEEEWVMLVSDSDLQECLEILDFVGSRSVKFLVRDVASAMGSSGGSNCFLGEGS from the exons ATGGAGTACCCCTTTTCCAGTTTGGAAAAAGGTAACGAGTTTCCATTTGTACCAAGGAACGGGGTGGGGGATATGGCTGCAAGGTCAACGGATAACAGTGTGCAGGGCTCAAATTTGGAGGACTCGTTTGGTAATGTAGTAGAACTGATGAATTTTGATACATACGCTGGATGGTGCAGCAGTCCCAGCAATTTGGTTGACCAGATGTTTCCCTCCTTTTCAAATCTCTCGCCTCTTGACGGATTGAACTTCACACAACAGCATAATTCAGGAATATCCATATTAGATAGTGATGTTAATGGAAGTTCATCAATGAATGAAGACAAGGTGATGCTTCATAATATGGACTACCAAattccttttgctacaagccctGTTGATGATGGGTTCAGTTTGACTGAGATGAGAGATAGAAGCACGAAGCGTAAGAATCTAATAGGTGATGTAGGGCACAGTGTGATCCCAAGGCCTCCTATCCAATCACTCTCTGAGAAAATGTTAAGAGCATTGAATCTATTCAAAGAATGGTCTGGAGGGGGTATTTTAGCCCAAGTGTGGGTTCCAATGAAGAATGGGGATCACTACGTCTTAAGCACTTCTGAACAACCTTATTTACTTGACCAAACACTTAGTGGCTATCGTGAAGTGTCTAGGGCATTTACTTTTGCAGCGGAATCAAAGGCAGGGTCTTTCTCAGGGCTTCCTAGTCGTGTATTTGCTTCAAGGATTCCAGAGTGGACCTCAAACATAACGTACTACAATAAGGCTGAGTACCATCGGGTACAATATGCTATTGATCATGAAGTTCGAGGATCCATTGCTATACCTGTTTTTGATGACGAGTTGCTTGAAAGGCCGTGTTGTGCTGTGCTAGAACTTGTTACCACAATGGAAAAGTCCAATTTTGATTTGGAGATGGAAAATGTTTGTCGCGCACTACAG GCTGTGAATTTAAGGAGCACTGCGACTCCGAGACTATTTCCCCAG AGTCTCTCCAAGAATCAAAGAGCAGCTTTAGCTGAGATTACAGATGTTTTACGAGCAGTCTGCTATGCACATCGACTACCTCTTGCATTAACATGGATTCCTTGTTGTTACTTAGCAGGGCAGGGTGAAGGAACTATGAAAATACATGCTAGAGGATACAATAGGAGTGCAAATGAGAAAAATGTACTGTGCATAGAGGACAGTGCCTGTTATGTGAATGACAAAGATATGAAGGGTTTTGtgcatgcttgtcgggaacatTATCTTGAGGAAGGACAAGGAATTGTTGGAAAGGCTCTTCAATCAAATCACCCATTCTTTTATCCTGATGTCAGGGAATATCATATAAGTGAGTATCCACTTGTTCATCATGCCCGTAAATTTGGCCTAAATGCTGCTGTTGCAATCAGGCTAAGAAGTACTTATACGGGTGACGATGACTATATCTTGGAGTTCTTTCTTCCTGTCAATATGAAGGGAAGTACAGAACAACAACTCTTGCTTAATAACCTCTCGGGTACCATGCAGAGGATCTGTAAGAGTTTAAGGACAGTATCGGATACTGAATTGCATGGGATGGATGATTCCAAAGTAAAATTACAGGATTCAGAAATAAGAAACATATCGTCAATATCAGTATCCGGGAGAAGTTCTGAACAGTCGTTTTTGggtgaaaatttgaaaaatgttGATCCCATTACTCAGAATGTAGTTGGATCTACAATCACTCGGAAAGAAGCTGATGGTCCTCACCAACAG GTGGAGAAGAAGCGAAGTACAGCTGAGAAGCATGTCAGCTTAAGTGTTCTTCAGCAATACTTCTCTGGGAGCCTTAAAGATGCTGCGAAAAGTATTGGTG TGTGCCCAACTACTCTCAAAAGGATATGCAGACAGTATGGCATCTCAAGATGGCCTTCTCGTAAAATCAATAAGGTGAATCGTTCTTTGAGGAAGATTCAAAGCGTGCTTGACTCTGTCCAGGGGGTGGAGGGAGGATTAAAATTTGATCCGGCAATTGGTGGGCTTGTGCCTGCTGGGCCTATCATCCAAGAATTCGACGCTAGAAAAAGAAGTGTCATGCCCAACAAAGGTGATATGATTAGAGACTGTGACTTAGTCCAGAATGCAAAATCGGCATTGACATCTTCTTGCATGGACATTCCAACCTCCATTGTGAAAATGGAAGACAAGTGTCTATTAGATGGAGCCCAAATGGTTGGAGAATGTGAGCCACGTCCTCCTCATCTGCCAAGTTCAGAGCACTCCAGATCAGCTGCACCAGATGCTGGGCTATCCCGACCTATCAGCCTTAACAGCGTGTGTTGGACAACTTCTCCAAATGTCTTAGCAAGTTCTTTCCTTCCCACAGAAACTCTCAATAGGTGGGTATTCAATAATAAATCTCATTTCAGTTCTCAAAACTCACTGGCAGTTGGGGACGAGATGGATACCAGATCAAAAGATGAAATTGTCATGGATAGGGACGACGGGGTTGTTGAACACAACCAATATAGTGAGATGGATACCAGATCAAAAGATGAAATTGTCATTGATAGGGACGATGGGGTTGTTGAACACAACCAGCCTAGTTCCTCAGGCATGACAGACTCATCCGATGGGTATGGATCTGGATCACTGATGAACAACAGTTCATCAAGCTCCAGAAGCTCCGGGAAGAGGCAGAATCATAAAAGTGAGACTGGTTATGTAGATAGTGGGTCGAAAATAGTAGTGAAGGCTACTTACAAAGACGACACAGTCCGGTTCAAATTTGACACTGCTTCCGGCTGTATTCTACTTTATGAAGAAATAGCAAAGAGATTCAAACTCCAGGTAGGACAGTTCCAGCTCAAGTATTTGGATGACGAAGAGGAATGGGTGATGTTGGTAAGTGATTCGGATTTGCAAGAAtgtcttgaaattttagattttgtGGGTTCTCGCAGTGTGAAGTTTCTTGTTCGTGATGTGGCAAGTGCCATGGGAAGCTCTGGTGGCAGCAATTGTTTCCTGGGAGAAGGCTCTTGA